GTCATTCTGTAgctctttaaaaattttactctTGTACTCATTGCCCAGAGATTCCAGCGACTTCTGTATGAGTCTACACCCATATGTGTGGAGAGAGAGGAAGCTGGTCTGTTTGAGGAACTCATCTGTGAAGCGCTCCTTATATGTATCATCACTTAGGTCGAATACACTTTGGGCAACGTAACTTCCGTAGACGTCTGGGCATAGGGACGCTGCATCTAGTAGGAGCGATTTTTGtattatccttttttcctctgtgTTTTCGCTCTCCTTCATCTTCTTTATTATGTATTCGCACCCGTTCTTGTGGAAGCACAGGAAGAGGATGTCGCGCATGAGTTTCTCCCGACCGGCgttcccccccgcggggggggtagcggcatCGAGATTTTCACTGCCTAACGACCATTCAGCTTCGCCTACATTTGCGGCGCCTTCATCTGCTGAGCTTCCCTCCGTGGCGTCTGGACCATCTTCGCCTACATTTGCGGCGCCTTCATCTGCTGAGCTCCCCTCCGTGACGTCTAAATCAGCTGCGCCCCCCTCGAGCAGAAAGGCAAAGTGCTCCCCCGTGAGGGGCGTCGGCAGGCACAGCACCTCCGCGCTGGCAGCGGGACTGCCCTCGTAGGTGATCGAGCACGAATGCAGCTTCTGCAGGTAGTCCAATTGATCCTTTAGGGGAAACTCAATCATTATGTGGTTCAGCTCATCGCTCGGGAGGGACTCATCAAGGAAGGCAGACTCCATCCTTTGGGAGAAGCCGGCGGAGGGGCACTGCGTGTAGTTGCGGTCGCGCCTGGTTACTTTTGGTGGAGAGGGGGaggcgaagaggaggacaTCGCACGGAGTTGGAGGAGTGGCGCTCCGAAGGTAAACGCGCAACGGGGAGGTGGCGCAGgtgaggggggagaggaaaTCTCCTTGATGGCACAGGTGAGGGGGGCGAGTGAATCTCCTTGGAGGCAAAACTTGGCCAACCAGTGACCTTCCaatggggaaaagaaaaaaacagaataaaaaaaaagggcagaTCTGCAGCCACGAGTGGGCTCCTCACAAACACATACAAATATACATGGGCGTATGTGTACACATTCCCACAGAGGGGCGAATCAGCCCACGAGGGGGACTTCTCTGCGGGGGAGACTTCTCTCCTGGGCAGACTTCTCTGATGGGGAGGCTTGTTCCCCCGCGATGGGATAAATGCAAACGAAAGGAGATGCCCAAGGGGCGGTCTGCCAGCTGGACAACGTGGCTATACGAAGACAAACGCTGCGCTCGTTGGTGGTTCCCCACGAAGGAACGCGAGTGAAACTAAGACAGGGGGGGAATGTACACTATGGgggattgaaaaaaaaaaaaaaaaaaaaaaaaattaaatcaaaTCAAATCAAATCAAATCAAATCAAAtcaaattaaattaaattaaattaaattaaattaaattaaattaaatgaaatgaaatgaaatgaaagGGAAATTATCTTTTACGCAATGAGGTCACGACATGCCTGGATTACAGTTCAAAGCTTATCATGTAACGGTCAGGGTTAACTGATGTGCAGGCGGCAAAATGGGTCACCTCTTCTTGTGGGAGAGTTGGTAATGCGGGGGGTCGAGCATTGGGCCATGCGCATGGGAGCCGCATCCCCTGGTTCGCCtcaaaatgggcacaaaaatgggcgCAAAATTTGTAGTCAATTGCTGCGTCTCAGGCTTCGCTGCAGACTCACCTGACTTTCTCTATTTTTCGAAGGGGCATGCAACGTGGGCTTTTGCAGCAGCGTCAATGCGGTGGCAACTTGGCATCACTGTAACATCGCTGCAACATCACTGTAACTTCACTGTAACTTCCCTGTGGCATCAGTGtggctttatttttccactgTGTAGCCGCTGCATGTTCGCTACTGTTTGACCAACTTCTGGCCCCTCGGCCCCAGCCTAACGGCAGAGAAAACAGCGGGAGCCCGCACCAGGGCCGAAGCAACCTGGCCGCCCCTGACCGCATCAGTTTTTATGCCCTGCATAAATCGCATGCACACATGGCTGGGGAAGGCTCCCCCTTCTCTGCGAGCACCCCCAGTCAGGCTCGGTTTTTCGAACGGAGGTGGGGCCTGCCGAAGTTGTCCGAACGAGCACGTCATGGAAGAACCCCACGTGCATGTGCCATGTGTGCTGTGTGATCTGTGGTGtgttttgtcctttttcaTTGGAGAAAGCGCAgtggaataattttttttttttttttttttttttttccctatatACTGCCAATTCAGCATGCACTTTTatttccaaaatgtgaaaaatgggaagaacaaaaaatttgcattcgCGTGAATGAGAGGATCACCTGAGGGGAATTCCCCACTTGCAGAGTTGCGCCTTAGCGGGGGAGAGCGGCAGGAAggggcgaagaaaaaaaaaaagacgtaaaaaaaggcgaaaaagtAACTTCTCACTGATTGGACGTGTCCCCATGTATACTTTGCCCTTAACCCGCATGCACACAAACGGTTAAGCTCGCGAAGGTGTGCGCGTTTACACGCCTGTCGTCTTTTttggggcttccccccccatgtgaCAACAACAACGGCGAGTGTGTAGAAGGAATTCATCGaagaaagaagcaaaagagaaATAGGGGcagttcctcttttttgaagaagggcATCCATATGTGGGGaactccccctttgctcgaatttccccattttttttttttttttttttttttttcccttttcccccccgcgcgaggAAATCCAGCCAACAGTCACGTTTGCCATGTAACACATTAAATTGTATCCCCCTCgaacatttttcttcttcttctaaATTTGGGTCATCAAATGGGCGGGGAACTGCTCACAAAATTGGCTGCAAATGCTTTTCCAACAGGACATTGTTCTTCTCACATGAACGAAGCGGAGTGAGGGGGCTCCCCCCatgggacaaaaaaaaataaataaaataaaaaaataaaatgtaatataataactTCCTCAgggtgagaagcaaaacctttcattaaaaattggCATAAAAACGGGAATCATTCggcacgcaaaaaaaaggggtatgtagtgtgcccatttttataacccccctgtttctccccccctccttccGCATGGCAATTGTCTAAAGCGGCACGTTGCTGCGCCTTTCCCATTCAGAAGCTAGCTCGTGACCCACTTGCATTGCAGCATTTTTGTGAACAGCCAAGCGaataggtaaaaaaaaaaaatgatcacaGTTATATGCACACATCTTCGCTCTCGAGCAAGCGGGGAGAAACgcacacgggggggaaactctcacgggggggaaacgcacacgggggggaaactctcacgggggggaaacgcTCACTGGGGGGAAATGCTCACTGGGGGAAATCCCTCACTGGGGCGGATTTGCCACTCGCTTAAAAGCGgccgctcctcccccacGTGACCAGATGGCACGTCGGACTTCATTACACCTCCGCTTTGAACGCGCACACAAAgggccacaaaaaaaggggcaactcTGGAAGTATTCGACTTTGCGCATGTGAAGCGAGCGGAGCGACAATTCGAATGTGGCCTCAGTTTTTCTCCCCGTTATTTCGACGGCAGTACGCTCGCGAAGCGCAATTTTGTCGCCGCGAAGAAAAACCCATTCAGGGTGAACCACAAACGGGAGCAAATAACGGCTGAACGAGCGTGGCTTTCTCCCAAAGtggtatgaaaaaaaaaaaaaaaaaaaaaaaaaaaaatatgcactccccattttgcagttttaCCTTACATCACGTAGTGTAAAATAGGTTCTTGCTCCACCGCCTAACAAAACACGAACATTTTTGTTGAGGCAAAATTTGTACCCTTCCATAGGGAGTCCACTTTTGGAGTGGGCACCGTAGTCACCATCACACCCAGTGGAGCTATATAACGGCGCGTCGCATCGCGGTGTATGCATTCTTTTCACCGCACCAGTTGATTCCTACGCGGCACCTGCGCGCACCCCACCACATAACGAAGTAGGagtaaccgcttaacccatGGAGGACCTTTCAGATGTATTTGACATTTACGCCATCTGCGCATGCTGCAAGGTCGCCCCCACCAGTGAAGGGACAAAGAATGAACCGTTCAGCCCGCGGACCTTTAGGGGTCTGGGCAATAAGGGGACTCTCCCATGGAAATGCAACTCCGTCGATATGAAGTACTTCAGCTCGGTGACGACCTACGTGGATGAGTCAAAGTATGAGAAGCTAAAGTGGAAGAGGGAGAGGTACCTACGAATGGAAGcctcacagggggggggtgacAACACAAGCGGTGGTGACAACACACACGGTGGTGACAACGCCGACAAGCTGCAAAACGTCGTGGtcatggggagaagcagctggGAGAGCATCCCCAAGCAGTACAAGCCGCTCCCAAACAGAATCAACGTCGTGCTTTCCAAGACGCTAACAAAGGAAGACGTGAAGGAAAAGGTCTTCATAATTGACAGCATAGATGACCTACTGCTGCTCTTAAAGAAGCTGAAGTACTACAAATGCTTCATCATTGGGGGAGCACAAGTTTATAGGGAATGCCTAAGTAGAAACTTAATCAAGCAGATCTACTTCACGAGGATCAACGGCGCCTACCCGTGTGACGTCTTCTTCCCCGAGTTTGACGAAAGCCAGTTTCGGGTGACGTCCGTCAGTGAGGTGTACAACAGCAAGGGCACCACTCTGGACTTTTTGGTTTACAGCAaggtgggggggggagttgACGGGGGCGCCTCCAACGGGAGCACTGCGGACAGCGCTTCGGAGAACTGCAATGCGTTGAACTGCAATGCGCCGAAATGTAGCGCCCCGAACTGCCGCTCCCCCAATGGGGGGACCGCACAGCAGGGCGAATGGGGAAAGGGCCCCGCCGCGTGCCCGTGGCAGAAGAACAACGCCGAGGCAGAGGAAGACGACCTCGTGTACTTCAGCTTTAACAACAaagtgggggagaaaaacccGGAGCACCTGCaagattttaaaatttacaacaGCCTGAAGATTAAGCAGCACCCAGAGTACCAATACCTAGGCATCATATACGACATCATCATGAATGGAAACAAACAAGGAGACAGAACAGGTGTGGGAGTGATGAGCAAATTTGGCTACATgatgaaatttaatttaagtGAATACTTCCCCCTATTAACAACAAAGAAGTTATTTTTGAGGGGAATAATTGAGGAACTGCTTTGGTTCATTCGAGGAGAAACAAACGGAAACActttgttaaataaaaacgtgAGGATATGGGAAGCAAATGGAACGAGGGAGTTCCTCGACAACAGGAAATTATTCCACAGAGAAGTGAATGACTTGGGGCCCATTTATGGCTTCCAGTGGAGACACTTCGGTGCTGAATACACAAATATGCATGACAATTACGAAGATAAAGGTGTAGaccaattaaaaaatgttattcatttaataaaaaatgaaccaacAAGTAGGAGAATTATTTTGTGTGCATGGAATGTAAAAGATTTGGATCAAATGGCTTTACCTCCTTGTCATATTTTATGCCAATTTTACGTTTTCGATGGGAAACTATCATGCATTATGTACCAGAGGTCTTGTGACTTGGGTCTTGGGGTCCCCTTCAACATCGCTTCGTATTCCATATTCACACACATGATTGCGCAGGTGTGCAATTTGCAGCCTGCACAGTTCATACACATTTTGGGCAACGCGCACGTCTACAACAACCATGTTGACAGCTTGAAAGTGCAGCTGAACAGGATCCCCTACCCGTTCCCAACGCTTAAACTGAACCCGGAGGTGAAGAACATTGAGGATTTTACCATTTCGGATTTCACAATAGAGAATTACGTGCACCACGATAAAATCGCCATGGAGATGGCCGCCTAGGCtcgtcaaaaaaaaaaaaaaaaaaaaaaaaaaaaaaaaaaaaaaaaatacttttataGCTAGCTAGCGAAGTGTTATTGCTGTTCAGGCGGTTTGGGCGTGGCGCCGCGCGGGCAACCTCGCCGCTTCATTTGGCCCATTTGCCATCCTGGCATTCTGCTGCTCTTCCAGTATGCCTTATTttaccccccaaaaaaggaccACCTTGCAAATACATCGCATGGACAAACCGTGATGCCCAATTCGTGCAAAACGAAACGCTCGAGCGGGCGAAATAACCCCGGGCAATTTTCGCCACACCAAGAGGGAGCTTTAAGACAATTCCCCCAAACGGAAATGGCAACCACGCCCTTATCGCTGATGGAAGGGGCATCCCttttgtgtttccccctgctttttttttttttccctttactCCCGCTAAGCAGCTTGCCAAATCGGCAGCCCCTCCAACTTGTTATGCAAACGTAGGGACATATACACATGGCGTTGTATCCCCAGGGTGGAGGCAACCCCAATCGCGCCTgctttgcagaaaaaaaggcaaaattgcaaaatgctTAGTACAAATGACGAGAGTTAATTCGAATTCTAagtttttgtttcttcttctgttCGCCCCCGCTGCTAGCGCCGGGGGGTGCCGCTTGCACAGGTGATACACACAGCGAACGTGAAAAAGATAAACATATGCGTCGGCACCTCGTTGAAACGACGCAGAGGGCGTCACCCCATTTTAACCTTCAAATGGTTgtgcaaacaaaaaaattaaaaaaaaaaaaagaaaatataaggaataaaggaaacaaaatgggaacacaTCACAGTGATGTGTGCATATGCTCAGTGCGCATGGCGGATGCCCGTCTCCGCTTCGATTCAGTTCTTTATGTTCACGACGTCGTcggttttttcttcttctgggTAGAAATATTCATCctgcgaaggggggaagcacaaaaaaaataaaaacaaaaagggagtGCGGGGGGCATACAAAATGGCGCATTTCACTTTTGCCAAGTGGGGCCGACCAAAATGCCGCGCCATCGCATGCGAATCGGTAGGCAGCGATGGGCAGCCACGTGCCGTCACGctattttcctccttccgCGAAACGCAAAGCGTGTATGTGTGTGGCTCACCATTTCGACCTGCTTGTGTGCATTCAACTCGCTGATGTGCTTCTCGATGTCGAGGAGCCTCTCCgacattttctttatcaCTTCGTTGATGTCGCCTGGGGGAAAGGGGGAGGGCGGACGCGCATGTGTGTAAGCAATTTTGTGTGCAGCGAACCCCGCGCAACGGTTTCTGCGCAACGGCGTCTAAGCAGTGGCATCTACGAAGCGGCATCTGCGCTGCTACGTGTGCTGCGCGGAATGCTCCTTTACAggtctgcttcttctccgcGAGGTCGGTCAGCGACGTGAAGGCGATCTTCAGCTCCCTAAGGTGGCAAGGAGGGGTGAACACGGGTCGTGAGTGGGTGCGCCGCGCGGAAAGGTGGATTGGCTGCAGTGAAATGGCCGGCGCGACGCTGCAAAGGTAACCGCTAACGGGtaccccctctccccccttacGTGTGCTGCAAGTCGCAGATCTGCTTCAAAAGGTTCAGCTCATTCTGCAGGTACTTGTTCTTCTTGAGGAAATCTATCTTAATTTTGGGGTCCTTGTGGGGGGGAGCGAcctccccttcctcttcGCTCGTCTCCttgttaatgttttttttaatttcctgctccttcatttttaagtcGTCCAATTTTTCCTTGGCCTCCTGTATAAGTTTCTGCTTATCATCAAGGGTGGCATTTTTGGCGTCTCTCTCCATGGCCGCAGTGCCGACCTTCTCCTTATCCTGTATATCCATGATGGCATGTGTAACGACAACGCATCGGATGTAGAGGAGCAAAATGTAGGGGACTTCCTTAATGCTGGCTAGCTCCAACCACTGCTGAATTTGCAGCTTCATCTCCTCCTCGGAGGTGTTAAAATTCATTCCTCTATCTTTGCATATCTCTATaagtgtgtgtttttttaagTTGTCTACCCCTTCGTACATGAGTTCCCTGTCTTCCCTCTGCAGGCGCAAAAAATGGTGCCTGAGTTGGAGCACGACGTGGTAATGCATTCCGTAAGGCTTCAGTCCCAGCAGGTGACAAATGGTTTGCAgcgtttttaaattcatttgATCTAATACAAAATCTTCcttaaaaattttggcaatttttaaagtgtCCCCTACACTTAAAAAGGGGTTAACATCTTTTTCATCTTTACTAATTAGCTGTTGATGaaatttcaataaaatttttttttttttttccgagtCAATTccaatattttcatttagctgtttttctttctcctcaATTAGCTGTTGCAGaaatttggctagctgctgTTTtgcatacaaatttttttttatattaacaaaattatcatcattatttttaaaagtggaGGGTAATAAATTGggataaatttttaaaaacaggGGAAGTAAAAACTCCGCAAATGGCACAATgatgaagaaagaaaagggaattAATTTGAACATGTCATTCATGGTCCGAATTAGCAACTTGTATTCTGAGTACGACAGCCTGTGTCCCTTTaacctttttataattaaatttttggaaattttcatGTTCGTGAGGAATAGCAGAACTCCTGTTTTCACCCACACCACTGTGtgttttatgtttttccttaaatCGGCAAAATATATCTTTAGTATGGATGGCTGTacgattattatttttatttgctctcctgccttttttatgaaggTATAAATTAGTTTCATTCCGTTGGATCCTTTTTTGCACagctttgcaatttttcccctctcctTTTCgctgttttttatttttttttttttcatcatttggaTCACGTTTGTGTagtcttcccccccttgcaaAGTGGTGTTATTAGCGCGGTGGGCAGGGGAGTGATCACCTTCGAAAGGGCTTTCTTCTGCCTTCTCTTGGTGATCCCCTTGTTCCGCTTTGCACACTTGAGGGGAATTTCCCCCTgtggctgccccccccttgaGGGAGTCGTTGTTGCTCGCCTGTTTATCATCCCTCGGCACCTTTGTGGAAAATTTCTTCCTCGCGTATACTGCGCAAAGGGGGTTCCTCCCCTTGGCTTGGCAAAGCTGGGTTACCCCTAGGGGTACTCCCTTTCGGAGCGCGTGGGAGAGGGGACC
Above is a genomic segment from Plasmodium vivax chromosome 5, whole genome shotgun sequence containing:
- a CDS encoding RNA-binding protein of pumilio/mpt5 family, putative (encoded by transcript PVX_089945A); the protein is MESAFLDESLPSDELNHIMIEFPLKDQLDYLQKLHSCSITYEGSPAASAEVLCLPTPLTGEHFAFLLEGGAADLDVTEGSSADEGAANVGEDGPDATEGSSADEGAANVGEAEWSLGSENLDAATPPAGGNAGREKLMRDILFLCFHKNGCEYIIKKMKESENTEEKRIIQKSLLLDAASLCPDVYGSYVAQSVFDLSDDTYKERFTDEFLKQTSFLSLHTYGCRLIQKSLESLGNEYKSKIFKELQNDLITYICHQNGNHVIQKCIEVLPSGHIDTIISNIEEYLPFLSSHAYGCRIVQRIYEIGSANQINRLNEKIVKKIHLIKNRYGNYVIQKCFEHSDDAVRFTITDEIVTDIYKLAAHKYACNIIEKILLKKEYKYKKKIIKKIVSDISDGNDSIIAICKDCYGNFMMQKLLTTCRRKERTVIIKTIIENVDKLKDETYGKYILRAISNLET
- a CDS encoding bifunctional dihydrofolate reductase-thymidylate synthase 1, putative (encoded by transcript PVX_089950A) codes for the protein MEDLSDVFDIYAICACCKVAPTSEGTKNEPFSPRTFRGLGNKGTLPWKCNSVDMKYFSSVTTYVDESKYEKLKWKRERYLRMEASQGGGDNTSGGDNTHGGDNADKLQNVVVMGRSSWESIPKQYKPLPNRINVVLSKTLTKEDVKEKVFIIDSIDDLLLLLKKLKYYKCFIIGGAQVYRECLSRNLIKQIYFTRINGAYPCDVFFPEFDESQFRVTSVSEVYNSKGTTLDFLVYSKVGGGVDGGASNGSTADSASENCNALNCNAPKCSAPNCRSPNGGTAQQGEWGKGPAACPWQKNNAEAEEDDLVYFSFNNKVGEKNPEHLQDFKIYNSLKIKQHPEYQYLGIIYDIIMNGNKQGDRTGVGVMSKFGYMMKFNLSEYFPLLTTKKLFLRGIIEELLWFIRGETNGNTLLNKNVRIWEANGTREFLDNRKLFHREVNDLGPIYGFQWRHFGAEYTNMHDNYEDKGVDQLKNVIHLIKNEPTSRRIILCAWNVKDLDQMALPPCHILCQFYVFDGKLSCIMYQRSCDLGLGVPFNIASYSIFTHMIAQVCNLQPAQFIHILGNAHVYNNHVDSLKVQLNRIPYPFPTLKLNPEVKNIEDFTISDFTIENYVHHDKIAMEMAA
- a CDS encoding hypothetical protein, conserved (encoded by transcript PVX_089955A) gives rise to the protein MKLRPSRVVYRLISTNERVGWKRSFVSCPPVGKPLNVGGKQVTTPHQGSLLPAWKEEGNSNSIRRVTTSIGIGAEVNVCISAEVNVCITDRFGPLSHALRKGVPLGVTQLCQAKGRNPLCAVYARKKFSTKVPRDDKQASNNDSLKGGAATGGNSPQVCKAEQGDHQEKAEESPFEGDHSPAHRANNTTLQGGEDYTNVIQMMKKKKIKNSEKERGKIAKLCKKGSNGMKLIYTFIKKAGEQIKIIIVQPSILKIYFADLRKNIKHTVVWVKTGVLLFLTNMKISKNLIIKRLKGHRLSYSEYKLLIRTMNDMFKLIPFSFFIIVPFAEFLLPLFLKIYPNLLPSTFKNNDDNFVNIKKNLYAKQQLAKFLQQLIEEKEKQLNENIGIDSEKKKKILLKFHQQLISKDEKDVNPFLSVGDTLKIAKIFKEDFVLDQMNLKTLQTICHLLGLKPYGMHYHVVLQLRHHFLRLQREDRELMYEGVDNLKKHTLIEICKDRGMNFNTSEEEMKLQIQQWLELASIKEVPYILLLYIRCVVVTHAIMDIQDKEKVGTAAMERDAKNATLDDKQKLIQEAKEKLDDLKMKEQEIKKNINKETSEEEGEVAPPHKDPKIKIDFLKKNKYLQNELNLLKQICDLQHTELKIAFTSLTDLAEKKQTCDINEVIKKMSERLLDIEKHISELNAHKQVEMDEYFYPEEEKTDDVVNIKN